ATCAGATGGCCCGCATCGCATCCACTCCCTCGACCAATGATTATCCGTTGGGTAGCGCTCCCGTCGACAGGAGCTTAGCAAAGCTCTGGAAAAGATCGGTGGTGGCCTCGCGGACCGCTGGGACAATATCGCCAAGGGAGAGAAAACCATGGACGAGCGTCTCGTAGTCGCGCACGCTGACCCGAACACCTCCCGCGCGAAGATGCTCGCCATACTGGACACCAAAGTCCCGAAGTGGATCGAATCCTGCGAGTGCAATGATGGCAGGTCCAACACCAGTGGGGTCTTCAAGGACCGGTCGAGCACGCCAGTCCTCGAGCGCATGCGCATCCTGATAGTACTGTTCGCCGAACCAGATGACCTCCTGTCGCTCCAGAAAGTAACCCGTCGCAAACCTATGCATCGACGGCGTCTCCGCGTTGATATCAGTGGCAGGATAGGCAAGCAACTGTCCCGCAAGGTCGATCTTGCGGTTCCGCGCCTCAAGCGCGACGACCGCCGCCAGATTACCTCCGGCCGAATCAC
This genomic window from Ferrimicrobium sp. contains:
- a CDS encoding alpha/beta hydrolase, producing the protein MALDPILGQLLQSLRDGGSKPTYEMELGEARALGEAMAPLAFTIADEMKSVRDVTVGQLPIRIYVPPEAGEVLTLFFHGGGFVLGSIASYDRLVRRFATLTKSVVASVGYRLAPEHPFPAAAEDALNALAWAQEVLSDGLDLDVHRLAVAGDSAGGNLAAVVALEARNRKIDLAGQLLAYPATDINAETPSMHRFATGYFLERQEVIWFGEQYYQDAHALEDWRARPVLEDPTGVGPAIIALAGFDPLRDFGVQYGEHLRAGGVRVSVRDYETLVHGFLSLGDIVPAVREATTDLFQSFAKLLSTGALPNG